From the Triticum urartu cultivar G1812 chromosome 4, Tu2.1, whole genome shotgun sequence genome, the window GCGGGTGCTAAAAGACTAGGGCCTTTTTTCTTGCGCGAGTAATCGGCATGCCGTGTATGTGGGTGCTCTTATAAAACTCTAAACTCTGCTTCTCCCTTATTTAATAGATGAGGCAAATCTTATGCCTCCGTttcgaaaagaaaaaaaattgcTCAGTTATATAGGGGCCTGTTTCAGAGCCCAGCATATAGGACCAACAAAACAGGGTACAATACCACGAAGGAtgttgtctcaaaaaaaaaaacaaaggGTGATGATGGAGGGAATAATTATATTCACGTAGCAATTCACATGACAGAGCAAAAAGAAATATTTCTGAAGCCTCAGGAGTTCTACAACCAAAAGCTACAGTACAATCTGAATCTAAACATTTTCCCCATGTTCTCACTGAAATGAACGACAATCCTTGAGAAAACAAAATTAGACTACCAGTAAATCAAAATGAAAAACACAAAACCAAAGATAACCACCACTGAACAATGGGCGCACCTGGACATAAAGTTTGAACTCTGTAAAAGAGCTACTGAAAATAATCAAGAACATTCTCAAATAAAACTTATGGCGCTACAAACGTCAGGTCATATGCAGGGCACAGATTGTTATATCTTCGCGTTCATCCTAGAAAAATAATACCCACAGTTAAAAGCAACAAAACTTCTATGTCACTACCAGTGGCAGTACAACCACTGAATTAGAACTATTTGCACGGACTTATTCAGCTTGGTCAACTTCCATTGCTTCAACGGAGTCCGTGAGTATTTCCTTCAACTTTTGTCCTCTTTCTTTTGCCAAGCCAATGCACGCCTGCACAAATAAAAGGTCATTAGCTGAACCTCATTCCATCCATTAAGTTAGTGTGATAAAACAAAACCAACACCAATTAGCTAAAGTTGTTGTCATACTTGAATGGATACTAAATTACTAATACGTCAGGAAATAAACCATATTGTTGCCATTGTTATATATATGGGGAAAGGGATTGGAAATCAAACCTTAATTGTTGCCATGGACGTCACTCCACCTCCAGGTTTTTGTATTGACACTAAGCGGCCGGAAGAATCTAGAACAACTGTGACAGAGGTTTCTATTATTGATTCTTCTTCAGCAGTTGGGTCCGCTAGAATACTATCCTTGTGAAGTGCACATGTGAGAGGAAATGGAATGTCACCAAGAGTAAGCTTCCTCTTTTCTCTGTTTACCAATTCATATTTGGTTTTGCCTTCATTGCCTCCAACAGTAAAGACtctaccatcatcaccaacagaTACTAGGGGAATTTCCACTGTGAATGCAACATGGTATTAATAATGATAAGTAACAAAAATCAAGCAAGATATTCGTGTAGTGAGAATAAAAATCAAATATCGTCAGTTAACAAGTCCTTTGAAGGAAAGTAACTAAGTAATACAGCATTGTTTCCTCTGACAGGCTCATTTGTATCATAGAATCTGGTGGTTACTTAATTTCAAAAGGTTATATAAACTTTGCAACTCATAAACTAAACCATATGAAGTAAAAACAACCAATAATAGATCAGGTCTTATTAAAATCTGTAACATGTATACAAACTTCCTCAGTTAACTACAAGAGGCGGTTGCAATATAAAAAATATGGAAACAGAAGATTGAATCATTACAGTTCATATATCATTAAGTAACCACCAGCAGAATACCAGTGCTAATGTTTCCAGTTATAGGTCAAACAAATAGTGGAAGGTTATCAAATCAATTAAGAGAGTGAAAGTAAATTAAACATACAATGTGTAAATGCAGCCACCACTGAGATCAGTGCAGCATCAAACAAAGATCCATCAGCATTCAAACAAtagacatcctgcaaaatagaGGTGTCAAGAAACGAAAAAAGCACATATCTCTTTGGCAAACTTATTAACAGAAGGCTATCTCAAACTTGTGTTTCTTCATTGGGTTTGTACAATGTACAAGCACACATCACACATGCTTGCCCAGTGCAGAAATCTAGAGAAACGACATATATGGTGCTACCATATGAATATGCGAGGCATGAACACAAAATTACAGAAGCAATTCTCGTAATGTAGAGGTAGGTGCTAAAATTAACCACCATCATCAAATTCTAACTACATCAGCACAGTAACAAAGAGACAAAGGTATTACGCATAAGCTCTTTTTTTCTTTACTTTGTGCTGTGTTCTGTTTATCATTTTTTTTAACTGTCGTGCAGAGTTCTGTTTATTTTGTTTGTTGCTGCGCAGAGCTGATCATTCTCCATTGAGGAGCGCGCTACTGAAAGCGTCAATCCTCAGTGAAACTTCGAAGTTTGGATAGGCACCAAGGGTGGAGGCCTTTCTCATTCTTATTCGACTTATCGCTATCACATGAATTTTGTCCTGATGACTTCTAAAGATGACTGGTCAGGGATATACTTTGATTCTATGAATAAAGGAATACCGGCGACCACAGTATCAAAATCAAAGTTGTATTACCAGGTATGCTACCCACGAAGCCTTCCCACTGATCAAACAGAGCTCCTTCAAATTTAACATCCCAGAGCTACAAAAGAGGATACAATAAATTAACTTCAGTGCCATATATGAGAAAAGACAGGTTACAGCACGGTAGGTAGAAAAAATGTGTGATCATCTATCAACCAAACTTAAATCTCTCAGAGCAGCAAGCACACTAATACCTATCCTATAACTTGCAGTTGAAACAAAATAATCAATAAAATTTAATGCAGTGAAAGAAATGTAAAATCACCCGCCTGAGATTTCAATTCACAGAAACAATCTGTGGTAAATATATCTGAAACGACCCATTTACATCTGTGGTAAAAGAGAATCATATGAATATATTTCAAACAGTGCTCTTGTAGGTGTGACATCCTTATTTGCTGTGGAAGAATGAACCAATCTAAAACTACACCATAACGATTTGCTGAAAGCAGAATCACAGTAATACATTCATCCCTTGTGTCAGCATGGTAAAGATACGCAAGAAATGCAAGCCACAACAGAAACCTCATGAGGACGTCCTCCAGGGCCTTGGAGATGACAGGCGCAGCCTCTGCTGGCCGTCCTGGCCTTACAAGCGGGGAGCAGATAGGCGGCATGTGGAACTCCACAGCTGCGGAAACACGGTGAAGTTAGCCAAACTGTACAGAActagagcagcagcagcagcagctaaAGGAAGAGGAAGGCCACACGAACCGACTGATCCTTGGTCCGGGGTCTCGGCAGAGGGCGACATCACCTCGAGCTTGATCGACGCGAGCATGGCCTGCGGCGATGGAAAGCATTTCATCAAACAGGTGGCGCGCAACGCCAATATGGCAATGGGAACCGGAGATAGGTTGTGAGAGTGAAAGGGGAGCTTACGGTGTCACCCAGGCGGACGAGGGCAGAGCCGTGAGCGGAGGAGACGGCGCCGAGCGCGACGGTGGTGGGGCGGGCttcggcgaggcggcgggcgtCAGGCCGGACGGACTCGCGGAGGTGACGCTCGAGGAACGCGAGGGGGAAGAGGCGGCGGTACGCCTCGACCTCCATCTCCCCCGCGAGCCCGCCGGCCGCCGTCGCGTCGGTCTCCGCGCTCATTCTTGTGGTCGGCGGGTCGCGGCGTGCTCTgtcgggagagagagagagagagagagggaagagcCGCGGGCTTCCTAGGGTTTATGCCACCCGGCCTCCTGGGGTGTCTGTGGGCTGTGGCGGTCTTGTTGGTCCGCCCCCCTGTAGCTAATCAGCGACGGCTGCTTCGCGTGGTCACCCTCGCGGCGGCGGTGCGTGGGGTCGGGGAGGTCCTGGTGGTGAAGGGAGTCGCCGGGGAGACGAGCTTGGTGGGTTCcctgggcggcggcggcgctggcgagATGAGCCCTGTGGGTTTAGGGTTCCTGCCAAATGAGCGATTTTGGAGAATGACGGCTTGTTGGCCGggttttatttttatttacttTTTGAAAAGGAATGGCCGGGGTTTCGTTTACCTGCCGTTTCAGACTTCTGGAATTGTAATTGTCTATGTTTTTAAGGCGTCTCTAAGGCGACGCCTAGGCGTCGAGGCGCCCCCAGCGCTTTACAAATATGTCCGCTTTAGGCGCCTAGGTGTCGAGGCGCCCCAGCGCCTTAAAGCAAAGTGTTGCCTTAAAAACATAGGTAATTGTAATTATAAAAAGGAAAAGACTTCTGAAATGTGTTGGTGTCGAAGTTCGCAATTGAATTCCGCAAATTCCGATCCAAACATAGATGCCAAATGAGCTGTTCGAAGAAAATGCATTTTGAAGTTTttcaaataaaataaaaatattttcgtTGACATTTGGTCTTACAGAAAAATTAGTACAAGACTATATTACTTGTGTCCCAAATTACGTATAGACCCATCTGTCTTAGTTATATGTAAAGTATGCGTTTCATCAGTTCTAATGTTCTTCATCTATCTCGTAGGATTTTGACCAAGTTAAGCACCATCTCCATCAACCCAGTTATCTAGTGTTGTAATTGAGTCAAAAGACTTCTACAACCagtttttgtggctttttcgggCTGTGGAAATAGGTTGTCCCTTACCCAGCTTGTTTTAGAATCCAACCTAAAATTTCCGAAGCCTACTAGGCA encodes:
- the LOC125550633 gene encoding exosome complex component RRP43, with the protein product MSAETDATAAGGLAGEMEVEAYRRLFPLAFLERHLRESVRPDARRLAEARPTTVALGAVSSAHGSALVRLGDTAMLASIKLEVMSPSAETPDQGSVAVEFHMPPICSPLVRPGRPAEAAPVISKALEDVLMSSGMLNLKELCLISGKASWVAYLDVYCLNADGSLFDAALISVVAAFTHLEIPLVSVGDDGRVFTVGGNEGKTKYELVNREKRKLTLGDIPFPLTCALHKDSILADPTAEEESIIETSVTVVLDSSGRLVSIQKPGGGVTSMATIKACIGLAKERGQKLKEILTDSVEAMEVDQAE